In Columba livia isolate bColLiv1 breed racing homer chromosome Z, bColLiv1.pat.W.v2, whole genome shotgun sequence, one DNA window encodes the following:
- the WDR36 gene encoding WD repeat-containing protein 36, producing the protein MAREGGGLFAGFRVLGRFSGHVPHVLRYHGRHREFYLATAVGRSVHTYNVKKLGIVAVSNALPQDITCLAADRMLIFASYDNILHAFARNKEVVHTYEGHKAKIHLLQPFGDHVISVDVDNVLIVWNIESEEEYLQVDFDKATFAVSAILHPSTYLNKILLGSEQGSLQLWNIRSNKLLYSFPGWHLKVTTLEQAPAVDVVAIGLVSGHIIVHNIKFDETLMKFQQDWGPITAISFRTDGHPVMAAGSPIGHIALWDLEEKKLMCQMEDAHSTAIAGMSFVPGEPLLITNGADNAIRVWIFDGPGGTGRVLRSRMGHSAPPTKIRYHGQNGEQILSAGQDGTLQSFSTVHDKFNKSLGRGSINKKKSKKKGLKLDTMVLPPITVFASEVAHQSDWDGIVACHQGYITCTTWNYQKTSMGAHKLRPEEFSKHKPIDIYATAVDITSCGNFAVIGLSTGQVDVYNMQSGIHRGRYGKERAHEGAIRGIAVDGLNQLIITAGSEGLIKFWKFKTKDLVYSTELSSSPSGILLHRDSGILGIAFDDFSISVLDIETRKIVRTFSGHHGRINDMTFSPDGRWLITSSMDCTIKTWDLPSGCLIDCFLVDSAAVSLTMSPTGDFLASTHVDDLGIYLWSNRSLYSLVSLRPLPADYEPSMVTRPSTCPVQDVDMEGDEEMCDEMIEYVSPEQLGEQLVTLSSLPESRWKNLLSLDVIKKKNKPREPPKVPKSAPFFIPTVPGLIPRYSVPEEEKDTQSKVVNLGVLSQKSDFYIHLEEALSTNEYTAPLNLLKSFGPSNIEIELRGLAPEGGGSMEVMQSFLRMIGMMLKKKYNFELAQAYLALFIKLHLKILSSEPNLLEEVSRLSTQIEETWIHLQTLFNQSLCVLTYMKSALL; encoded by the exons ATGGCGCGTGAGGGAGGCGGGTTGTTCGCCGGTTTCCGCGTGCTCGGCCGGTTCAGCGGCCACGTCCCGCACGTGCTGCGCTACCACGGCCGCCACCGCGAGTTCTACTTGGCCACCGCCGTCGGGCGCAGCGTCCACACCTACAAC GTGAAGAAGCTTGGTATTGTTGCTGTGA GTAATGCTTTGCCACAAGACATTACATGTTTGGCAGCAGACCGCATGTTGATATTTGCTTCATATGACAACATTCTCCATGCTTTTGCCAGGAACAAAGAG GTGGTTCATACCTATGAGGGTCACAAAGCGAAGATACACCTTCTGCAGCCTTTTGGTGATCATGTTATCTCTGTGGATGTTGATAATGTTCTTATTGTCTGGAATATAGAGTCAGAAG agGAGTATCTTCAAGTGGATTTTGATAAGGCCACTTTTGCAGTTTCTGCAATTCTGCATCCCAGCACCTACTTGAATAAAATTCTCCTTGGGAGTGAACAAGGAAGCTTGCAGCTATGGAATATAAGATCCAA caAACTCTTATATTCATTTCCAGGATGGCACTTAAAAGTCACAACTCTTGAACAA GCTCCAGCAGTGGATGTTGTTGCGATTGGTCTTGTATCAGGTCATATCATTGTACATAATATTAAGTTTGATGAAACTCTGATGAAATTTCAACAAGACTGGGGTCCCATCACAGCAATATCTTTTCGTACAG atGGACACCCGGTCATGGCAGCCGGTAGCCCAATTGGACACATTGCTTTGTGGGATCTAGAAGAGAAGAAACTTATGTGTCAGATGGAAGATGCCCATTCCACAGCAATAGCTGGTATGTCGTTTGTCCCTGGAGAGCCACTTCTTATTACTAATGGTGCTGATAATGCTATACGG GTGTGGATTTTTGATGGACCTGGTGGTACAGGACGTGTATTGAGAAGCCGAATGGGACATAGTGCACCACCAACAAAAATTAGATACCACGGGCAAAATGGAGAGCAAATTCTTAGCGCAG GTCAAGATGGAACATTGCAGTCTTTTTCAACAGTGCATGACAAGTTCAATAAAAGTTTAGGACGTG gttcaattaacaaaaagaaatcaaaaaagaaAGGTCTGAAGCTTGATACGATGGTACTTCCACCAATTACAGTCTTTGCTTCAG AAGTGGCACATCAGAGTGACTGGGATGGTATTGTTGCCTGTCATCAAGGGTATATAACCTGTACAACCTGGAACTATCAGAAAACTTCCATGGGAGCTCATAAACTGAGGCCAGAAGAATTTAGCAAACACAAACCTATTGATATATATGCAACA GCGGTTGACATTACCTCATGTGGGAACTTTGCCGTAATTGGGTTGTCAACTGGACAGGTAGATGTGTATAATATGCAGTCTGGCATTCACAGAGGCCGTTATGgcaaagaaagag CACATGAGGGGGCCATTAGGGGGATAGCAGTGGATGGACTAAACCAGCTGATAATCACAGCTGGTAGTGAAGGACTAATTAAATTTTGGAAATTTAAAACTAAAGATCTAGTTTACTCCACTgagctttcttcttctccaagtGGAATACTGCTTCACAGAGACAG TGGTATTCTGGGAATTGCCTTTGATGACTTCAGTATTAGTGTTTTGGATATTGAAACCAGGAAGATTGTCAGGACATTCTCAGGACACCATGGACGGATTAATGACATG actTTCAGTCCTGACGGTCGTTGGCTGATAACTTCATCAATGGACTGTACCATTAAAACTTGGGACCTTCCCTCTGGATG CCTCATAGATTGTTTTTTGGTAGACTCTGCAGCTGTGAGCCTTACTATGTCTCCTACAGGAGATTTTCTAGCTTCAACACATGTGGATGATCTTGGAATTTATTTGTG GTCAAACCGTTCTCTGTATTCACTTGTCTCCTTACGGCCGCTTCCTGCAGATTATGAGCCTTCTATGGTAACACGCCCTAGCACCTGCCCTGTGCAAG ATGTGGATATGGAAGGAGATGAAGAAATGTGTGATGAAATGATAGAATATGTCTCGCCTGAGCAATTGGGAGAGCAGCTGGTGACCCTTTCCTCGTTACCAGAATCAAGGTGGAAAAATCTCCTCAGTCTTGATGTTATCAAG aaaaaaaataaaccaagagAGCCACCAAAAGTTCCCAAGTCagctcctttcttcattccaacAGTTCCTGGTCTTATACCCCGATACAGTGttccagaggaagaaaaagatacaCAG TCAAAGGTAGTAAACCTTGGAGTACTGTCACAGAAATCTGATTTCTACATTCATCTTGAAGAAGCCCTGAGCACTAATGAAT ATACAGCACCACTTAACTTACTGAAAAGCTTTGGACCATCAAATATTGAAATAGAACTAAGGGGTTTGGCCCCTGAAGGTGGTGGCTCCATGGAAGTGATGCAAAGCTTTTTGAGAATGATTGGAATGATGCTGAAAAAGAAGTACAACTTTGAACTTGCTCAGGCATACCTTGCATTATTTATAAAG ttacatCTTAAGATTCTCTCATCAGAACCAAACCTATTGGAAGAAGTATCCAGATTGTCAACGCAAATTGAGGAAACTTGGATTCATTTGCAGACTCTCTTCAATCAGAGTCTTTGTGTGTTAACGTATATGAAAAGTGCTTTGCTGTAA